The region GCACTTCGTCACCGCCGCCGTGCAGCGGCGCCTGGCCCAGGTCCTGCAGGCGCAGCCCGCCGCACCGGTCGGCGGTCCCCGCGTGGTGGTCGGCCTGGCCCGCGGGTGCCGCCACGAGCTCGGCGTCCTGGCCTTCTCGCTGGTGCTGCGCTCGCGGGGTGTGCAGGTCACCTACCTCGGTGGCGACCTGCCGCTCGAGGCCTGGATCGGCACGGTGACGCTCCTCGAGCCGGAGGCGGTCGTGCTCGCCGCGCCGACCGTCGAGGACCTCCCCGCCGTCCGCGAGGCCGTCGAGGCGCTGCTCCCGCTGACCTCCGTGCTCCTCGGCGGAGCCCACCAGGAGGCCGTCGCCGGCCCCGAGCACCTCGGACACCTGCCCGGCGCCGGCGCCGTCGCCCTCGCCGACCGGCTCCACCGGGCACAGGCTTCCTGACGTCATACGGAGGGCGCGACCGCTTGCCCTGTCCGTATGACGTCCTGTCGGGTGCCCGAGCCGGTGGACATCCACAACCCGCGGTCGACGGAGGTTCTCCACAGCCTCGGCGGCGGCGAGGTGCGAGCGGGTCGCGGGGTCCGCAGGCTCGGGGCATGCCGAAGCAGACCTCCGTACGACGATCCCCGCCTCGCCGTCGCGAGGCGAGCAGCTGCCCGGCAGGGAGGCGTGCTGTCCCGGCCACAGCTCTACGCGCTGGGCATCACGCGGTCCGAGGTCAGGGGCCAGGTGCGGGCACACCGGTGGCAGCTGGTGGGCGACCAGTCGGTGTGCCTGCACAACAGCGTGATCTCGGACGAGGGCCACCAGTGGGCGTCGGTCTTCCAGGGAGGTCCACGGGCATGTCTCGACGGCGCATCCGCCCTCGTCGCGGGCGGTCTGGAGCGCTTCGAGGTCGACCGTCACCGGGTGTCGGTGCCTCGGGGTGCACGCGTACGCCGATCGCGCCTCTACGACATCCGCCAGACGCGTCGCTGGGCGGCGGCCGACCTCGCGCCGTCAGGCATCCCGCGGACCCGGTCCGGACGTGGCCGGCGTGCGGGCAGCGTTGTGGGCGGCGTCCGACCGCCAGGCGACCTACGTCCTGACGCTCGTGCTCCAGCAAGGGATGACCACCGCCGAGCTGTTGGGCGCGCAGGCGCTTCGCATCAAGCGGGACCGGCGCAGGCGGCTGGTGCAGGAGACGATCCTCGACCTGCTGGACGGCGCCCGGTCGCTCGGCGAGCTCGACGTCGTACGAGAGCTGCGGCGCCGCGGCATGCCGATGCCGACGCAGCAGGTCGTGCGCAAGGGGCGGGACGGGCGCTACTACCTCGACCTCTACTGGGAGGAGTTCGGGCTCGTGCTCGAGATCGACGGGATCCAGCACACCTGGGCCACCAGTGTGATCGGTGACGCGCTGCGGCAGAACTCGCTCGTCATCGCCAGCGACCGGGTCCTGCGGATGCCCCTGCTCGGTCTCCGGCTCGAACCGGATGCCTTCTTCGAGCAGGTCGAGCAGGCGTTGGCACTCGGAGGCTGGCGTCGAGCCGCGTGACGTCATCCGGAAGGGGCGAGCGCCTGCCCTGTCCGTATGACGTCCGGGGCCGAGCTCCCGGAATCCGCTACTGGGCCGAGCGGACCTTGATGCCGGTGATCGGCACGGTCACGGCACCGGAGGGGTCGGTGAAGAAGTCGTTGCCCTTGTCGTCGACGACGATGAAGGCGGGGAAGTCCTCGACCTCGATCCTCCAGACGGCCTCCATGCCGAGCTCCTCGTACTCCACGACCTCGACGGACCGGATGCAGTCCTGCGCGAGCCGGGCGGCGGGGCCGCCGATGGAGCCGAGGTAGAACCCGCCGTGGGTGCCGCACGCCTCGGTGACCTGCTTGGAGCGGTTGCCCTTGGCGAGCATCACCATCGAGCCGCCGGCGGCCTGGAACTGCTCGACGTAGGAGTCCATCCGACCGGCGGTCGTCGGGCCGAAGGAGCCCGACGGCATGCCCTCGGGCGTCTTGGCCGGACCGGCGTAGTAGACCGGGTGGTTCCTGAGGTAGTCGGGCATCTCCTCGCCGGCGTCGAGGCGCTCCTTGATCTTGGCGTGCGCGATGTCGCGCGCGACGACGAGCGGGCCGGTCAGCGAGAGCCGCGTCTTGACCGGATGCTGCGAGAGCTCGGCGAGGATGTCGGCCATCGGCTGGTTGAGGTCCACCTGGACCACCTCGCCGCCGGCGATGTCGTCGGCCATCCCGGCCTCGGGCATGTAGTGGGCCGGGTCGGTCTCGAGCTGCTCGAGGAAGACGCCGTCGGGGGTGATCTTGCCGAGCGCCTGCCGGTCGGCCGAGCACGAGACGGCGATCGCGACGGGGCAGGAGGCGCCGTGGCGGGGGAGCCGGATGACGCGGACGTCGTGGCAGAAGTACTTCCCGCCGAACTGCGCGCCGATCCCGAAGGACTGGGTGAGCTCGAAGACCTGTTCCTCGAGCGCGGTGTCGCGGATGCCGTGGGCGGCCATCGAGCCCTCGGTCGGGAGGTCGTCGAGGTAGTGCGCGGAGGCGTACTTCGCGGTCTTCAGCGCGAACTCCGCGCTGGTGCCGCCGATGACGACGGCGAGGTGGTACGGCGGGCAGGCGGCCGTGCCGAGCGAGCGGATCTTCTCGTCGAGGAACTCCATCAGGCGCGTCGGGTTGAGGACCGCCTTGGTCTCCTGGAAGAGGAACGACTTGTTGGCCGAGCCGCCGCCCTTGGCCATGAAGAGGAACTTGTACTCAGGCGTCTCCTTGGCCGGCGTGGAGTAGAGCTCGATCTGCGCCGGCAGGTTGGTGCCGGTGTTCTTCTCCTCGAACGTCGTCAGCGGCGCGAGCTGCGAGTAGCGGAGGTTGAGGCGGGTGTAGGCGTCGTACACCCCCCGGCTGATCGCCTCGCCGTCGTCGGCGCCGGTGAGCACGCCCTCGGACTTCTTGCCCATCACGATCGCGGTGCCGGTGTCCTGGCACATCGGCAGCACGCCGCCGGCGGAGATGTTGACGTTCTTGAGCAGGTCGAGCGCGACGAAGCGGTCGTTGCCGGAGGCCTCGGGGTCGTCGATGATCTTGCGCAGCTGGGCGAGGTGGCCGGGCCGGAGGTAGTGGCTGATGTCGTGCATCGCCTCCTCGGTGAGCCGTCGGATCGCCTCGGGGTCGACCTTCAGGAAGGTCTGTCCGTCGACCTCGAAGGTCGACACGCCCTCGGTCGTCACGAGCCGGTAGGGCGTCTCGGCTGCACCGTTGGAACCGGCGGTGGGGAGGAGGTCTGAGTAGAGGAAGTCAGCGTCGCTCACGAGTGCTGAGCGTACGCCGCGGGGCGCGCGCCGGACGCACGGGCCGGGCCCGGTGGACCGCACCGCGGGTTCATCGCCCGTATCCACCGCGTCCACCCGGGAGTAGCCTCCGGTCGGCGGGACCTACGAGGCTCCGCCCGGCAACTCGTGCTGATCTCGGAACTTCGCCCCTGGAGGTCTTCTTGAACACCCGCAAGACGCTTGTCTCCCTCGCCGCGATGGCGACCCTCTTCTCGGCCGCCGCATGTGCCGCGCCGGAGAAGGAGAAGGACACCACGACCGAGAGCGGCGTCGACTCCGCAACGGCCACCTCCGCCGAGGACTTCGGCGGCCTGGACGAGCTGGTCAAGGCCGCGCAGGACGAGGGCGAGCTCAACGTCATCGCGCTCCCGCCGGACTGGGCCAACTACGCCGAGGTCATCTCGACCTTCGAGGACAAGTACGACATCAAGGTCAACTCCGACCAGCCCGACGCCGCCTCGCAGGACGAGATCAACGCGGCCAACGACCTCAAGGGCACCGACCGCGCGCCCGACGTGTTCGACCTCGGCCAGTCGGTCGCGCTCGCCAACACCGACATGTTCGCGCCCTACCAGGTCGAGACGTTCGACGAGATCCCCGACGAGTTCAAGGACGCCGACGGCACCTGGGTCAACGACTACGGCGGCTACATGTCCATCGGCTACGACTCCTCCGTCGTCCCCGACGTCACCTCGCTGGCCGACCTGATGAAGCCCGAGTTCAAGGGCAAGGTCGCGCTCAACGGCGACCCGACGCAGGCCGGTGCCGCGTTCAGCGGCGTGATGATGGCGGCCATCGCCGACGGCGGCTCCGCCGACGACATCGCCCCCGGCGTCGACTTCTTCGCCGAGCTCAAGAAGGCCGGCAACTTCCTCACCGTCGACCCCGACTCGACCACGATCGAGCAGGGCACGACGCCGGTCGTCATCGACTGGGACTACCTCGGCGCGGCCGCTGCGGCCAACGTCGACACGTGGAAGACCGTCGTCCCCGAGGAGGCCGTGGTCGCGGGCTACTACTTCCAGGCGATCAACGCCGACGCGCCGCACCCGGCCGCCGCGCGCCTGTGGCAGGAGTTCCTCTACAGCGACGAGGGCCAGAACCTCTGGCTCAAGGGCGGCGCCCGTCCGGTCCGCGGCGACGCGATGGCCGAGGCCGGCACGATCGACGCCGACCTGTGGGGTGCCCTGCCCGAGGTCGCCGGCACGCCGGTGATCCCGACGGACGAGCAGACCACGAAGGCCGGCGAGTACCTCGCGACCAACTGGTCGAAGGCCATCCGCTGAGCACGACCGCACCGAGCGCGGGGACGGGTCGACGGTTCTCCGTCGGCCCGTTCCTCGCCCTCATCCCGTTCCTCGCGTTCGTCCTGGTCTTCCTCCTGGTCCCGACGCTGACGGTCGTCGTCGGCGCCTTCCAGGACGGCGACGGACGCCCCACGCTCGGCAACCTCGACGCCCTCACCAGCGAGGCGGCGATCTCCGCCCTCAAGGGGTCGCTGATCCTCTCCGGCTCGACCGCCGTGATCGGCGCCGCCCTCGGCGCGCTGCTCGCCTACCTGGTCGTCTCGATGAAGCCCACCAGCCTGCTGCGGCGTACGACGCTCGCGGTCAGCGGCGTCCTCGCCCAGTTCGGCGGAGTGACGCTCGCCTTCGCGTGGATCGCCACGATCGGCCC is a window of Nocardioides oleivorans DNA encoding:
- a CDS encoding ABC transporter permease is translated as MGCPARGRRHAGDPDGRADHEGRRVPRDQLVEGHPLSTTAPSAGTGRRFSVGPFLALIPFLAFVLVFLLVPTLTVVVGAFQDGDGRPTLGNLDALTSEAAISALKGSLILSGSTAVIGAALGALLAYLVVSMKPTSLLRRTTLAVSGVLAQFGGVTLAFAWIATIGPVGVVTKAVMDLTGADLYGSGWLFGLPGLVVVYCYFQIPLMVIVFAPAFEGLRPQWREAAVNLGASTWDYWRHVALPLLTPAFLGAMLLLFANAFAAYATAAFLVSQGQPIVPLLIRQAITSEVLLGQANVGYALALEMIVVVTVVMIAYNLLLKRTSRWMR
- a CDS encoding fumarate hydratase; this translates as MSDADFLYSDLLPTAGSNGAAETPYRLVTTEGVSTFEVDGQTFLKVDPEAIRRLTEEAMHDISHYLRPGHLAQLRKIIDDPEASGNDRFVALDLLKNVNISAGGVLPMCQDTGTAIVMGKKSEGVLTGADDGEAISRGVYDAYTRLNLRYSQLAPLTTFEEKNTGTNLPAQIELYSTPAKETPEYKFLFMAKGGGSANKSFLFQETKAVLNPTRLMEFLDEKIRSLGTAACPPYHLAVVIGGTSAEFALKTAKYASAHYLDDLPTEGSMAAHGIRDTALEEQVFELTQSFGIGAQFGGKYFCHDVRVIRLPRHGASCPVAIAVSCSADRQALGKITPDGVFLEQLETDPAHYMPEAGMADDIAGGEVVQVDLNQPMADILAELSQHPVKTRLSLTGPLVVARDIAHAKIKERLDAGEEMPDYLRNHPVYYAGPAKTPEGMPSGSFGPTTAGRMDSYVEQFQAAGGSMVMLAKGNRSKQVTEACGTHGGFYLGSIGGPAARLAQDCIRSVEVVEYEELGMEAVWRIEVEDFPAFIVVDDKGNDFFTDPSGAVTVPITGIKVRSAQ
- a CDS encoding ABC transporter substrate-binding protein, producing the protein MNTRKTLVSLAAMATLFSAAACAAPEKEKDTTTESGVDSATATSAEDFGGLDELVKAAQDEGELNVIALPPDWANYAEVISTFEDKYDIKVNSDQPDAASQDEINAANDLKGTDRAPDVFDLGQSVALANTDMFAPYQVETFDEIPDEFKDADGTWVNDYGGYMSIGYDSSVVPDVTSLADLMKPEFKGKVALNGDPTQAGAAFSGVMMAAIADGGSADDIAPGVDFFAELKKAGNFLTVDPDSTTIEQGTTPVVIDWDYLGAAAAANVDTWKTVVPEEAVVAGYYFQAINADAPHPAAARLWQEFLYSDEGQNLWLKGGARPVRGDAMAEAGTIDADLWGALPEVAGTPVIPTDEQTTKAGEYLATNWSKAIR